From the genome of Pseudomonas sp. TMP9, one region includes:
- a CDS encoding dihydroorotase, whose translation MRTRILGARVIDPSSGFDQVADIFIESGKISAIGQAPMGFVTEHDIDAQGLVAAPGLVDLNVALREPGYSRKGSIRTETLAAAAGGVTSVCCPPFTKPVLDTPAVAELILDRAREAGHTKVFPIGALSKGLEGEQLAELVALRDAGCVAFGNGLNSFRNSRTLRRALEYAATFNLTVIFHSQDHDLAEDGLAHEGAMASFLGLPGIPETAETVALARDLLLVEQTGVRAHFSQLTSARGAQLIAEAQARGLSVTADVAMYQLILTDEALEGFSSLYHVQPPLRSAADREGLRAAVKSGVISAISSHHQPHERDAKLAPFGATEPGISSVQLLLPLAMSLVQDGLLDLPTLLARLSCGPADALSLKLGRLKVGAAADVLLFDPQASTLAGETWFSKGANCPFIGHCLPSAIRYTLVEGRVSYQA comes from the coding sequence ATGCGTACCCGTATCCTCGGTGCCCGCGTGATCGACCCCAGCAGCGGCTTTGACCAGGTTGCCGATATCTTTATCGAAAGCGGCAAAATCAGCGCTATTGGCCAAGCGCCAATGGGCTTCGTCACTGAACATGACATCGACGCTCAAGGGCTGGTCGCCGCACCGGGGTTGGTCGATCTAAACGTCGCCCTACGCGAGCCGGGTTACAGCCGCAAGGGCAGTATCAGAACAGAAACTCTAGCGGCGGCGGCGGGCGGCGTTACCAGCGTGTGTTGCCCGCCTTTTACCAAACCGGTATTGGATACCCCAGCCGTAGCCGAGCTGATCCTCGACCGCGCCCGCGAGGCCGGGCACACCAAAGTGTTCCCCATTGGCGCCTTGAGCAAAGGCCTTGAAGGCGAACAATTGGCAGAACTGGTTGCGCTGCGCGACGCCGGTTGCGTGGCTTTCGGTAATGGCCTGAATAGCTTTCGCAACAGCCGCACCTTGCGCCGCGCGCTGGAGTACGCCGCCACCTTCAACTTGACCGTGATCTTCCACTCGCAGGATCACGACTTGGCAGAAGACGGCCTGGCCCACGAAGGCGCAATGGCCAGTTTCCTCGGCCTGCCGGGCATTCCGGAAACGGCGGAAACAGTGGCGTTAGCCCGTGATCTGTTGCTGGTTGAACAGACCGGCGTGCGCGCGCATTTCAGCCAACTGACCAGCGCCCGTGGCGCGCAACTGATCGCCGAAGCTCAGGCACGCGGGCTTTCGGTAACGGCCGATGTGGCGATGTATCAGCTAATCCTCACTGACGAAGCACTCGAAGGCTTTTCCAGCCTGTACCACGTGCAGCCGCCGCTGCGCTCTGCGGCTGACCGTGAGGGCCTGCGAGCAGCGGTCAAAAGTGGCGTCATTTCGGCCATCTCCAGTCACCATCAGCCGCATGAACGCGATGCCAAGCTGGCCCCTTTTGGCGCTACCGAGCCGGGCATCAGCAGCGTGCAATTGCTGCTGCCATTGGCGATGAGCTTGGTCCAGGATGGCCTGCTCGACTTGCCTACCTTATTGGCACGCTTAAGCTGCGGTCCGGCTGATGCCCTAAGCCTGAAGCTTGGTCGCCTTAAGGTCGGCGCGGCGGCGGATGTGCTGCTATTTGACCCACAAGCGTCGACGCTGGCCGGAGAAACCTGGTTTTCGAAAGGCGCTAACTGCCCGTTTATCGGTCACTGCCTGCCCAGCGCAATACGCTACACCCTTGTAGAGGGGCGAGTCAGCTATCAGGCTTGA
- a CDS encoding TM2 domain-containing protein, with the protein MQSQDTHSKFIGYLLWIFGFLGAHRFYYGKPVTGTIWFFTLGLLFVGWIVDLFLIPAMDREADLRFTAGDTDYNVAWILLTFLGIFGVHRMYQGKWITGIIYLCTGGLFLVGVLYDFWTLNTQVSIKNAQHG; encoded by the coding sequence ATGCAGTCACAGGATACGCACAGCAAATTCATCGGCTATTTGCTATGGATTTTTGGCTTTCTCGGCGCCCATCGCTTTTATTATGGCAAGCCGGTGACCGGGACCATCTGGTTCTTCACCCTTGGCTTGCTGTTTGTTGGCTGGATTGTCGATCTATTCTTGATCCCGGCAATGGATCGTGAGGCCGACCTGCGTTTTACGGCGGGTGACACGGATTACAACGTGGCTTGGATTTTACTGACCTTCCTCGGCATTTTCGGTGTACACCGCATGTACCAAGGTAAGTGGATTACCGGGATCATCTACCTGTGCACCGGCGGCCTGTTTCTGGTCGGTGTACTGTATGACTTCTGGACGTTAAATACCCAAGTGTCGATCAAAAACGCTCAGCACGGCTAA
- a CDS encoding putative DNA modification/repair radical SAM protein: MQLIEKLTVLADAAKYDASCASSGAPTRSSKGKSGVGSTNGMGICHSFTPDGRCVALLKILLTNFCLYDCQYCVNRRSSDVPRARFTPEEVVTLTIDFYKRNCISGLFLSSGIIRSADYTMEQLIRVAKLLREEHEFRGYIHLKTIPDADPLLIAEAGRYADRLSVNIELPTEASLIRLAPEKQVRTIKQAMHSIHQGESEARADKRAPRFAPAGQSTQMIIGADATDDSTILHTAATLYGDYRLRRVYYSAFSPIPQSPNTVPFEAPPLLREHRLYQADFLMRGYGFEASELLSGPGNLALDIDPKLAWALNNRAYFPVDLNRAEPAMIARIPGIGVLSAKRLVALRRQKRIRFEDLARLRCGLEKAKPFIITQDYRPVQATRESLLLRQQLSETPAQMALW; the protein is encoded by the coding sequence ATGCAGCTGATCGAAAAACTTACCGTGCTCGCCGATGCCGCCAAGTACGATGCTTCTTGCGCCAGCAGCGGCGCGCCGACGCGCAGTTCCAAAGGCAAAAGCGGTGTGGGCTCAACCAACGGCATGGGCATTTGCCACAGCTTCACCCCTGACGGCCGCTGCGTAGCCCTGCTGAAAATACTGCTGACCAACTTCTGTTTGTACGATTGCCAATATTGCGTCAACCGCCGCTCCAGTGATGTGCCGCGAGCGCGCTTCACCCCTGAAGAAGTGGTGACCCTGACTATCGATTTCTACAAGCGCAACTGCATCAGCGGGCTGTTTCTAAGCTCAGGCATCATCCGCTCAGCGGACTACACCATGGAGCAGCTGATCCGCGTGGCCAAACTATTGCGCGAAGAACATGAGTTTCGTGGCTACATCCACCTCAAGACCATCCCCGACGCCGACCCGCTGCTGATTGCCGAGGCCGGCCGCTACGCCGATCGCCTCAGCGTGAATATCGAACTGCCCACCGAAGCCAGTCTTATTCGCCTGGCACCGGAAAAACAGGTGCGCACCATCAAACAAGCCATGCACTCGATTCATCAGGGTGAAAGCGAAGCTCGCGCCGATAAACGTGCACCCCGCTTCGCCCCCGCAGGGCAAAGTACGCAAATGATCATCGGTGCCGATGCCACCGATGACAGCACCATCCTGCACACCGCCGCCACACTATATGGTGACTACCGCTTGCGCCGCGTGTATTACTCAGCCTTTAGCCCGATCCCGCAAAGCCCGAATACCGTGCCTTTTGAAGCGCCACCGTTGCTGCGCGAGCACCGCTTGTACCAAGCGGATTTTCTGATGCGCGGCTATGGCTTTGAGGCCAGCGAGTTGCTCAGTGGCCCCGGCAATCTGGCGTTGGACATCGACCCAAAGCTGGCGTGGGCGTTGAATAACCGCGCGTATTTCCCCGTCGACCTTAATCGCGCTGAACCGGCGATGATTGCCCGAATACCCGGCATCGGCGTGCTGAGCGCAAAACGCTTGGTCGCCTTGCGCCGGCAGAAACGCATCCGCTTCGAAGACCTCGCCCGCCTGCGCTGCGGGCTTGAAAAGGCCAAGCCTTTTATCATCACCCAAGATTACCGACCCGTGCAGGCCACGCGCGAATCCCTCCTGCTGCGCCAACAACTGAGTGAAACACCCGCACAAATGGCCCTGTGGTGA
- a CDS encoding TIGR03915 family putative DNA repair protein translates to MHSATFDGSFAGWRDAARALLQQGVAPHHVNWLGDGDTSGLFDQTPDAVSTQPATPAPRIPKQLLELLQSAARFRVEDRWSLLYRILWRVAQGDRAAMLAGDMDGSQLHKRLKAVRREAHHLHAFLRFHPRPANAEGPQLVAWHEPAHDILSSASEHFAERLGRSTWLIATPDDGVYWDGQRLHYQRHCPTEWQRLAQNPEDDGEALWLAYYGSTFNPARLNRSALENSMPVRFWKNLPEGPLIPRLMSQARAGAQRDGQAEAVTRQSGKRIRHSAAKALAVSENVGPDHHH, encoded by the coding sequence ATGCACAGCGCCACCTTCGATGGCAGCTTTGCCGGTTGGCGTGATGCCGCTAGGGCGTTATTGCAGCAGGGTGTGGCACCGCATCACGTCAACTGGCTGGGTGACGGCGATACGTCTGGCCTGTTTGACCAAACGCCTGATGCCGTCAGCACGCAACCGGCCACGCCTGCCCCGCGGATCCCCAAGCAGCTGCTGGAGTTACTGCAAAGTGCCGCACGCTTTCGCGTTGAAGACCGCTGGAGCTTGCTCTATCGGATTCTCTGGCGAGTCGCCCAAGGTGATCGCGCTGCCATGCTGGCGGGGGATATGGATGGCAGCCAACTGCATAAACGACTTAAAGCGGTGCGCCGCGAGGCCCATCATCTGCATGCATTTTTGCGTTTCCACCCCCGCCCGGCTAACGCCGAAGGCCCGCAACTGGTGGCCTGGCACGAACCCGCTCATGACATTTTATCCAGCGCCAGCGAGCACTTTGCCGAACGCTTGGGCCGCAGCACCTGGCTCATTGCTACACCGGATGACGGGGTTTATTGGGACGGTCAGCGCCTGCATTACCAGCGCCACTGCCCAACAGAATGGCAACGGCTGGCGCAAAATCCTGAGGATGATGGTGAGGCGCTGTGGCTGGCGTATTACGGCAGCACCTTTAACCCCGCGCGACTAAACCGCAGTGCTCTGGAAAACAGCATGCCGGTACGCTTTTGGAAAAACCTACCAGAAGGCCCGCTGATCCCACGCTTGATGAGCCAAGCCCGCGCCGGCGCACAGCGCGACGGCCAGGCCGAAGCCGTCACGCGCCAGAGCGGCAAACGCATTCGCCATAGCGCAGCGAAGGCATTAGCTGTTAGCGAAAACGTCGGGCCGGATCATCATCACTGA
- a CDS encoding PilT/PilU family type 4a pilus ATPase, whose translation MEFEKLLRLMVEKGGSDLFITAGVPPSMKVNGKIMPITKTPMSPEQTRETVHSVMNEQQRRDFTENHECNFAISARGVGRFRVSAFYQRNLAGMVLRRIETNIPTLDELKLPEILKKLALTKRGLVLFVGATGTGKSTSLAAMIGYRNKNSSGHIISIEDPIEYIHQHQSCIVTQREVGIDTESFEVALKNTLRQAPDVILIGEVRTRETMDHAVAFAETGHLCLATLHANNANQALDRIINFFPADRQNQVWMDLSLNLKAIVAQQLIPTPDGKGRRAVIEVLINTPLASDLIRKGEVHELKALMKRSTEQGMQTFDQALYNLYSHGEITYEDALLYADSANDLRLMIKLGSETDGDHLSSMAQGLSLEISDDDPARRFR comes from the coding sequence ATGGAATTCGAAAAACTGCTGCGCCTGATGGTCGAAAAGGGCGGCTCAGATCTGTTTATTACCGCTGGCGTGCCGCCGTCGATGAAGGTCAACGGCAAGATCATGCCGATCACCAAGACGCCCATGTCGCCTGAGCAAACCCGTGAAACCGTGCACTCTGTGATGAACGAGCAGCAACGGCGCGACTTTACTGAAAACCATGAGTGCAACTTCGCCATCAGTGCTCGCGGTGTGGGTCGTTTCCGCGTAAGTGCCTTCTATCAGCGCAATCTGGCTGGCATGGTGTTGCGCCGTATCGAAACTAATATCCCGACTTTAGACGAGCTGAAGCTACCGGAGATTCTCAAAAAATTGGCCCTAACCAAGCGCGGCTTGGTGTTGTTTGTGGGCGCAACCGGTACCGGTAAGTCGACCTCGCTGGCGGCGATGATTGGCTACCGCAATAAGAACAGCAGCGGCCACATCATCTCCATCGAAGACCCCATCGAATACATCCACCAGCACCAGAGCTGTATCGTCACGCAGCGTGAGGTTGGCATCGACACCGAGTCCTTCGAAGTGGCGCTAAAGAACACCCTGCGCCAAGCGCCAGACGTCATTTTGATCGGTGAGGTGCGTACCCGCGAAACCATGGACCACGCTGTGGCCTTTGCCGAAACGGGCCACCTGTGTCTGGCCACGCTGCACGCCAACAACGCTAACCAGGCGCTGGACCGCATCATCAACTTCTTCCCGGCTGATCGACAAAATCAGGTGTGGATGGACTTGTCGCTGAACCTCAAGGCCATCGTCGCCCAGCAGCTCATCCCGACGCCAGATGGCAAAGGCCGTCGTGCAGTTATTGAGGTGTTGATCAACACCCCACTGGCTTCCGACTTGATCCGCAAAGGTGAGGTGCATGAACTCAAGGCGCTGATGAAGCGCTCCACTGAGCAGGGCATGCAGACCTTTGATCAGGCCCTGTACAACCTTTACAGCCATGGCGAGATCACCTACGAAGACGCGCTGCTGTATGCCGATTCGGCTAACGATCTGCGCCTAATGATTAAGCTCGGCTCAGAAACCGATGGCGATCACCTCAGTAGCATGGCGCAAGGCTTGTCGCTGGAGATCAGTGATGATGATCCGGCCCGACGTTTTCGCTAA
- a CDS encoding type IV pilus twitching motility protein PilT, whose product MDITELLAFSAKQGASDLHLSAGLPPMIRVDGDVRRINLPALDHKQVHALIYDIMNDKQRKDFEEFLETDFSFEVPGVARFRVNAFNQNRGPGAVFRTIPSKVLSMEDLGMGEIFRKISDVPRGLVLVTGPTGSGKSTTLAAMLDYINSNKYHHILTVEDPIEFVHESKKCLINQREVHRDTLGFSEALRSALREDPDIILVGEMRDLETIRLALTAAETGHLVFGTLHTTSAAKTIDRVVDVFPAEEKSMVRSMLSESLQSVISQTLLKKVGGGRVAAHEIMIGTPAIRNLIREDKVAQMYSAIQTGGSLGMQTLDSCLKTLLSKGIVSREAAREKAKIPENF is encoded by the coding sequence ATGGATATCACTGAATTGCTGGCCTTCAGCGCCAAGCAAGGTGCATCGGACCTGCACCTCTCCGCTGGCCTGCCTCCGATGATTCGGGTCGACGGTGATGTTCGCCGGATCAATTTGCCTGCACTCGACCATAAACAAGTGCATGCACTGATCTACGACATCATGAACGACAAGCAGCGTAAGGACTTCGAGGAGTTCCTCGAAACCGACTTCTCCTTTGAAGTGCCGGGTGTGGCGCGCTTTCGGGTTAACGCCTTTAACCAAAACCGTGGCCCTGGCGCCGTGTTCCGGACCATTCCGTCGAAAGTGCTGAGCATGGAAGACCTCGGCATGGGCGAGATTTTCCGTAAGATTTCTGATGTGCCGCGCGGTTTAGTGTTGGTTACCGGGCCGACTGGTTCCGGTAAGTCGACCACGTTGGCGGCGATGCTCGACTATATAAACAGCAACAAATATCACCACATCCTGACGGTTGAAGACCCGATCGAGTTCGTTCACGAATCGAAAAAATGCCTGATCAACCAACGTGAAGTCCACCGCGACACCCTTGGCTTCTCTGAAGCCCTGCGCTCAGCGCTGCGCGAAGATCCGGACATCATTCTGGTGGGCGAGATGCGCGACTTGGAAACCATCCGCTTGGCCCTGACGGCTGCAGAAACGGGGCACTTGGTCTTTGGCACCTTGCACACCACCTCGGCGGCTAAAACTATCGACCGCGTGGTGGACGTATTCCCGGCTGAGGAAAAGTCCATGGTGCGCTCCATGCTTTCTGAATCCTTGCAGTCAGTGATCTCGCAAACCCTGCTGAAGAAGGTTGGCGGCGGTCGCGTGGCAGCCCACGAAATCATGATCGGCACTCCGGCCATTCGTAACTTGATCCGCGAGGACAAGGTCGCGCAGATGTATTCAGCGATTCAGACCGGCGGCTCGCTGGGCATGCAAACGCTCGACTCGTGCCTGAAAACCTTGCTGTCCAAAGGCATCGTCAGCCGTGAAGCGGCACGCGAGAAAGCTAAAATACCGGAAAATTTTTAA
- a CDS encoding YggS family pyridoxal phosphate-dependent enzyme, with amino-acid sequence MSTIAENIAKVGVRIREAAQASQRDCASIGLLAVSKTKPAEAIRQAFSAGTHDFGENYLQEALDKQQELSDLALTWHFIGPIQSNKTKSIAEHFSWVHSVDRLKVAERLSAQRPAHLPPLNICLQVNVSGEASKSGCSPDELTALAQAVTQLPNLQLRGLMTIPEPTDDPTEQRAAFARLRELQQGLHLGLDTLSMGMSHDLEAAIAEGATWVRIGTALFGARDYSKPV; translated from the coding sequence ATGTCCACGATAGCAGAGAATATTGCAAAGGTCGGAGTGCGCATACGTGAGGCGGCGCAAGCCTCACAGCGAGATTGTGCCTCTATTGGCCTGCTCGCGGTGAGCAAAACCAAACCGGCAGAAGCGATTCGCCAGGCGTTTAGCGCCGGCACCCATGACTTCGGTGAGAACTACCTACAAGAAGCGCTGGATAAGCAGCAAGAGCTGAGCGATCTGGCGCTGACGTGGCACTTTATTGGGCCTATCCAATCGAACAAAACCAAATCCATCGCCGAGCATTTCAGCTGGGTGCATTCGGTGGACCGCCTGAAAGTCGCTGAGCGCCTTTCAGCACAACGCCCCGCACACCTGCCGCCGTTAAATATTTGCTTGCAGGTGAATGTCAGCGGTGAGGCCAGTAAATCTGGCTGCAGCCCCGACGAGCTAACGGCATTGGCACAGGCGGTTACACAACTGCCCAACCTGCAACTGCGCGGATTGATGACAATTCCCGAGCCCACGGACGACCCCACCGAACAACGCGCTGCATTTGCCCGTTTACGCGAGTTGCAACAAGGTCTGCACTTGGGCCTCGACACGCTGTCCATGGGCATGAGCCATGATCTGGAAGCCGCCATCGCCGAAGGGGCAACATGGGTGCGCATCGGCACCGCGCTATTCGGTGCACGTGATTACAGCAAGCCCGTTTGA
- the proC gene encoding pyrroline-5-carboxylate reductase yields the protein MSTPRIAFIGAGNMAASLIGGLRAQGVDASAIRASDRGAEQRSKISAEYGIETFASNAEAIADADVIVFSVKPQVMKEVCLDLAHHIGEQQLLVSIAAGISCASLQNWLSQSPDAAPAIVRCMPNTPALLRQGVSGLYANANVSPNQRQQAEQLLSAVGLALWLDKEALIDAVTAVSGSGPAYFFLLIEAMTAAGEKLGLPRETAAQLTLHTALGAARMAVASDVDASELRRRVTSPAGTTEAAIKSFQADGFEALVEKALNAAAHRSAELAEQLGQ from the coding sequence ATGAGCACTCCCCGCATTGCCTTTATTGGCGCAGGCAATATGGCCGCCAGCCTGATCGGCGGCTTACGCGCGCAAGGCGTCGACGCCAGCGCCATTCGCGCCAGTGACCGCGGAGCCGAGCAGCGCAGTAAAATCAGCGCTGAATACGGCATCGAGACTTTTGCCAGTAACGCTGAGGCGATTGCTGACGCTGACGTGATTGTGTTTTCGGTCAAACCGCAGGTCATGAAAGAGGTCTGCTTAGACCTCGCCCACCATATTGGCGAGCAACAACTGCTGGTTTCGATTGCGGCCGGCATCAGCTGCGCCAGCCTGCAAAACTGGCTGAGCCAAAGTCCAGATGCAGCCCCCGCCATTGTCCGCTGCATGCCCAATACCCCGGCCTTGCTGCGCCAAGGGGTGAGTGGCCTGTACGCTAACGCGAATGTCTCGCCGAACCAGCGCCAGCAAGCTGAACAGCTGCTTAGCGCGGTAGGGCTGGCCTTGTGGCTGGATAAAGAGGCGTTGATTGACGCTGTAACAGCGGTGTCGGGCAGCGGTCCTGCGTATTTTTTCTTGCTCATTGAGGCGATGACGGCCGCCGGCGAGAAACTTGGTTTGCCGCGCGAAACAGCGGCCCAGCTGACGCTGCACACCGCTCTGGGCGCTGCACGCATGGCGGTGGCCAGCGATGTTGACGCCAGCGAACTGCGTCGCCGCGTCACCTCTCCGGCCGGCACCACCGAAGCGGCCATCAAGAGCTTCCAAGCTGATGGTTTCGAAGCACTGGTCGAAAAGGCCCTTAACGCTGCCGCCCACCGCTCTGCCGAGCTGGCTGAACAACTAGGTCAATAA
- a CDS encoding YggT family protein codes for MIGLNTAAVYILQTIGSLYLLIVLLRFILQLVRADFYNPLSQFIVRATHPLLKPLRKVIPSLAGLDLASLALAILVQLVLMALTLMLLGYGLDNPVQLLVWSIIGVTALFLKVFFFALIISVILSWVAQGSQNPTVALVNQICEPLLTPIRRILPNLGGLDLSPIVAFLILNLIDMLVIRNLAVMTGMYKGLSLAI; via the coding sequence ATGATCGGACTTAACACCGCCGCTGTTTATATTCTGCAAACCATTGGCAGCCTTTATCTGCTGATTGTGTTGCTGCGCTTTATCTTGCAACTGGTCCGCGCGGACTTCTACAACCCGCTCAGTCAGTTCATCGTGCGCGCGACCCACCCGCTGCTGAAGCCTTTACGCAAGGTTATACCCAGCTTGGCCGGGCTTGATTTGGCCTCATTGGCCTTGGCAATTCTGGTGCAATTGGTGCTGATGGCGCTGACCCTGATGCTGCTGGGTTATGGCTTGGATAATCCGGTTCAGCTGCTGGTTTGGTCTATCATTGGCGTCACGGCGCTGTTTCTTAAGGTGTTCTTCTTTGCCTTGATCATTAGCGTGATCCTCTCTTGGGTCGCGCAGGGCAGCCAAAACCCCACGGTGGCGCTGGTCAACCAGATCTGTGAACCATTACTGACGCCAATCCGCCGCATCTTGCCGAATCTGGGCGGGCTGGATTTATCGCCGATCGTGGCCTTCCTGATCCTCAACCTGATCGACATGCTGGTTATCCGCAATCTCGCCGTCATGACGGGCATGTATAAGGGCCTAAGTTTGGCAATCTGA
- a CDS encoding DUF167 family protein, whose protein sequence is MSHFRWDGADLILECHLQPKASRAEFAGLHGDRVKIRLTAPPVDGKANAQLLAFLANAFAVSKSQVSLESGQQSRQKRVRIKQPQILPGQLLLTTQSP, encoded by the coding sequence ATGAGCCATTTTCGCTGGGACGGCGCCGACCTGATCCTTGAATGCCACCTGCAGCCCAAGGCAAGTCGCGCTGAGTTCGCAGGCCTGCACGGTGATCGCGTAAAGATCCGCCTCACCGCACCGCCTGTAGATGGCAAGGCCAATGCACAGCTATTGGCCTTTCTGGCCAACGCCTTCGCCGTCAGCAAAAGCCAGGTCAGCCTGGAAAGTGGCCAGCAGAGCCGGCAAAAGCGCGTGCGCATCAAACAACCGCAGATTCTGCCCGGCCAGCTCTTACTGACCACTCAGTCACCCTGA
- a CDS encoding dynamin-like GTPase family protein: MSMERLSQQVDAYVTWKRELMREITRYRSWLVSNRLNSEAVEGKLERALKLLRTDHITLAFVGEFSRGKTELINSLFFSSFGQRMLPSQAGRTTMCPTELFFDPRSERSYIRLLPIETRGSEASVAQFKRIPRHWVNITLDLSDPDNMVQAFNQVARTKPMPVEQAIALGFHPDMLESTGKPGEVLVPAWRHAMVNFDHPLLRQGLRILDTPGLNALGSEPELTLSMLPSAQAIIFLLSADTGVTASDMAVWQQHVRQLDEDTQTCLFAVLNKIDVLWDDLAGETFVQNAIRQIQTNTAKQLGIRIEDVLPLSAKQAMLAKVRKDKELLARSQISNLENLLCERIIAQKERLLEDRVVNQVLALLQNSQHVLNLRLEKVNEQHALLSNHEQDNGQILFELTTKTKEEHNQHHKRLLGLKTNQRLLKRQGDLLRHASRSERLDEHLDEVRKNLNGSWTTVGINQAIMRFFRCVEHDLHNLAHEAEMANKMVAAIYRRHNEENPLHGVDAPQFNAKRYLRDLTQQQGKADQFRLQLKTLLTEQRSLTKRFFATLVQEVIGLHQRMRLDAEQWASDALMPLMQHTLEHKQLLETHMLRLKALAQETQQARQRGQQLVRYGAELEQQLAQAGEMVRVLRRPAPVQRQGKVVSLPGLARPHSIGE, encoded by the coding sequence ATGAGCATGGAACGTCTCAGTCAGCAGGTCGATGCTTACGTCACCTGGAAGCGTGAGTTGATGCGCGAAATCACCCGCTACCGTAGCTGGCTGGTGAGCAATCGACTCAACTCCGAAGCGGTGGAAGGCAAGCTTGAGCGGGCCTTGAAGCTGCTGCGCACTGACCACATCACCTTGGCGTTTGTCGGCGAGTTCTCACGCGGTAAAACTGAGCTGATCAACAGCCTGTTCTTCTCGTCTTTCGGCCAGCGCATGCTGCCATCCCAGGCGGGGCGCACTACCATGTGCCCCACCGAGCTGTTCTTCGACCCGCGCTCGGAACGCTCCTATATTCGCTTGCTGCCGATCGAGACGCGCGGCTCAGAAGCCAGCGTCGCGCAGTTCAAACGCATTCCGCGGCACTGGGTCAATATCACCCTCGACCTCAGCGACCCAGACAATATGGTTCAGGCCTTCAACCAAGTGGCCCGCACCAAGCCCATGCCGGTTGAGCAGGCCATTGCCTTGGGCTTTCACCCGGACATGCTCGAAAGCACAGGTAAACCCGGCGAAGTGCTGGTGCCTGCTTGGCGGCATGCCATGGTCAATTTTGACCACCCGCTGCTGCGCCAAGGTTTACGCATCCTCGATACGCCCGGGCTTAACGCGCTGGGCAGCGAGCCGGAACTGACCCTGTCGATGCTGCCCAGCGCCCAAGCGATCATCTTCCTGCTGTCCGCTGATACCGGAGTGACAGCCAGCGACATGGCGGTGTGGCAGCAACATGTGCGCCAGCTCGATGAAGACACGCAAACCTGCCTCTTCGCCGTCTTGAACAAAATTGACGTCCTGTGGGACGACCTGGCCGGTGAAACCTTTGTGCAAAACGCCATCCGCCAGATCCAAACCAACACCGCCAAACAGCTTGGTATCCGTATTGAAGACGTCCTCCCGCTCTCGGCCAAGCAGGCCATGCTGGCGAAAGTGCGTAAGGATAAAGAGCTACTGGCCCGCAGCCAGATCAGCAACCTAGAAAACCTGCTTTGCGAGCGCATCATCGCGCAGAAAGAGCGCCTGCTCGAAGACCGCGTGGTCAACCAAGTTTTGGCCCTGCTGCAGAACAGCCAGCACGTGCTCAACCTGCGCCTAGAAAAGGTCAACGAGCAGCACGCGCTACTCAGTAACCACGAGCAGGATAACGGCCAAATACTCTTCGAGCTGACCACCAAGACCAAAGAAGAGCACAACCAGCATCACAAGCGCCTGCTTGGCCTGAAAACCAATCAGCGCCTGCTCAAGCGCCAAGGTGACTTGCTGCGCCATGCTTCGCGCAGCGAACGTTTGGACGAACACCTGGACGAAGTGCGCAAAAACCTCAACGGCAGCTGGACGACTGTGGGGATCAACCAAGCGATCATGCGTTTCTTCCGCTGCGTGGAGCACGACCTGCACAACCTGGCGCACGAAGCCGAGATGGCCAACAAAATGGTCGCGGCCATTTACCGCCGGCACAATGAAGAAAACCCGCTACATGGCGTCGATGCACCGCAGTTCAACGCTAAGCGCTACCTGCGAGACCTCACCCAGCAGCAGGGCAAAGCCGACCAGTTCCGCCTGCAGCTGAAAACCCTGCTAACCGAACAACGCAGCCTAACCAAACGCTTCTTCGCGACCTTGGTACAAGAAGTCATCGGCTTGCACCAGCGCATGCGTCTGGACGCCGAACAATGGGCTAGCGATGCGCTAATGCCCTTGATGCAACACACCCTGGAACACAAACAACTGCTGGAAACCCACATGTTGCGACTCAAGGCGCTGGCTCAAGAGACTCAACAAGCGCGCCAACGCGGTCAACAACTGGTGCGTTACGGCGCCGAACTGGAGCAGCAACTGGCGCAGGCCGGCGAGATGGTGCGGGTGCTACGCCGTCCGGCGCCCGTGCAGCGTCAAGGTAAGGTAGTCAGCCTGCCAGGGCTGGCGCGCCCGCACAGCATCGGCGAATAG